From the genome of Spinacia oleracea cultivar Varoflay chromosome 2, BTI_SOV_V1, whole genome shotgun sequence, one region includes:
- the LOC110800265 gene encoding protein ENHANCED DOWNY MILDEW 2 isoform X3, whose translation MVSSDEEGEIFPDSVSDYEFINQASEHVSFAFLPLQWPKEEPVDNVNLEMFLVGFSDDGLRKVFKKVVAWRYELSYVQPEISVLCKGNIWLKLLKPKKSFETTVRSILVTVQCLHFVKHNVEATESSIWGHLSRVFSTYEVAPSEVDCVNHISLLRNAAALDKTFLKSEYMLGILLEKPTKGKVLQMEGLPVKRADFIVDDVEDPCEPDDSFDSEDFFDTCCSLCDNGGDILSCEGRCMRSFHATEASGEGLCESLGLSTAQVNKIPVFKCKNCRYQQHQCSICGKLGSSDLSSKPEVFPCIAGNCGRFYHPRCVSKELYKRNDTQEEDLEKKIAAGESFACPVHKCFVCKRVEDREVDDLQFAVCRRCPKSYHRKCLPREITFEDDDDNGILPRAWDGLLLKRILIYCLDHEIDPTLGTPLRNHILFPGMFKERNHVPEHGLTKANVLPMKRKLLPYPYATKTVERKIVKQADKVNYYNFKGSDSIMQVGKCSIKPSIDTQKNSSLSSLTSASRGHMKFLPTLTANKTVLEKSKFNSEKIMKSNVVQLGNVDKSWKKHNTVPSAKPLLDKQSCSSPVDIQLEKRIVALMENVNASFDEDEFKKQQIIPSNYNSQNPLDKTLTKMKVEVTVKAIRTALQKLEKGGTVEDAKTHCSAELLRQVPLWKKRLDVYLAPFIHGMSYTSYGRHFTKLDKLEEIVQRLHWYVQDGDTIVDFCCGANDFSCLMKKKLDDVGKKCYFKNYDLFPSKVQGARALHHRPSISAANASHSAVDAAPYPAAAAAPPFSLFCIFFSLFFIFNS comes from the exons ATGGTATCTTCGGACGAAGAGGGTGAGATTTTTCCAGATAGCGTATCTGATTATGAATTCATAAATCAGGCGAGTGAACACGTTTCATTTGCATTTTTGCCCCTTCAATGGCCCAAGGAAGAGCCTGTTGATAATGTGAACCTCGAGATGTTCCTGGTTGGTTTTTCTGACGATGGGCTTCGAAAGGTTTTTAAAAAAGTTGTGGCATGGAGGTATGAGCTTTCCTATGTACAACCTGAAATATCGGTGTTGTGCAAAGGTAACATTTGGTTAAAGCTTCTGAAGCCAAAAAAGTCATTTGAGACTACAGTTAGATCAATACTAGTCACAGTCCAGTGCCTCCATTTTGTTAAGCATAATGTAGAGGCAACGGAAAGCTCTATATGGGGCCACTTGTCAAGAGTGTTCAG CACATATGAGGTTGCCCCTTCAGAAGTTGACTGTGTAAATCATATTTCACTGCTTAGAAATGCTGCTGCACTTGACAAAACCTTCTTGAAGTCTGAG TACATGCTTGGGATTCTTTTGGAAAAGCCTACAAAGGGGAAAGTGCTTCAAATG GAAGGCTTGCCGGTGAAGAGGGCTGAttttattgttgatgatgtggaGGATCCTTGTGAGCCTGATGATTCATTTGACAGTGAGGACTTCTTTGACACTTGTTGCTCACTTTGTGACAATGGTGGGGATATTCTTAG TTGTGAAGGGAGGTGTATGAGGTCTTTCCATGCAACCGAGGCTTCTGGAGAGGGATTATGTGAAAGTCTTGGCCTATCAACAGCACAAGTTAAT AAAATACCTGTTTTCAAATGCAAGAACTGTCGATATCAGCAACATCAGTGTTCTATTTGTGGAAAATTAGGCTCATCTGATTTATCTTCTAAGCCAGAG GTATTCCCTTGTATTGCTGGTAATTGTGGCCGCTTTTATCATCCTAGATGTGTTTCCAAAGAACTCTACAAGAGAAATGATACCCAGGAGGAGGACCTTGAGAAAAAAATAGCTGCAGGAGAGTCTTTTGCTTGTCCTGTTCACAAATGTTTTGTTTGCAAGCGCGTAGAAGATAGAGAAGTTGATGACCTACAATTTGCAGTCTGTAGACGTTGTCCCAAATCATATCATAGGAAATGCTTACCAAG AGAAATTACttttgaagatgatgatgataatggaATCTTGCCAAGAGCTTGGGATGGTCTTTTGCTAAAACGTATCTTGATATATTGCCT GGACCATGAGATTGACCCAACACTAGGCACCCCATTGAGGAACCATATATTATTTCCTGGTATGTTCAAAGAGAGAAACCATGTTCCAGAGCATGGTTTGACTAAGGCAAATGTCCTGCCGATGAAGAGGAAATTGCTTCCTTACCCTTATGCGACTAAAACTGTTGAACGGAAGATTGTAAAACAAGCTGATAAGGTCAATTACTATAATTTTAAAGGGAGTGATTCAATTATGCAAGTTGGGAAATGTAGTATCAAACCCAGTATTGATACTCAGAAGAATTCAAGCTTGAGTAGTCTGACGTCTGCTTCAAGGGGTCATATGAAGTTTTTGCCAACATTAACTGCAAATAAAACAGTGCTTGAGAAGAGTAAATTCAATTCTGAGAAAATTATGAAGTCAAATGTAGTGCAGCTTGGCAATGTTGACAAATCTTGGAAGAAACACAATACCGTTCCTTCAGCTAAGCCCCTGCTGGATAAACAAAGCTGCTCAAGTCCTGTTGACATTCAATTGGAGAAGAG AATTGTTGCTCTGATGGAAAATGTCAATGCTTCTTTTGACGAGGACGAGTTCAAGAAGCAACAGATTATTCCCTCCAATTATAATTCTCAAAATCCATTAGACAAGACTCTAACGAAGATGAAAGTGGAGGTTACGGTTAAG GCCATTCGAACAGCCTTGCAGAAGCTCGAAAAGGGTGGCACTGTTGAAGATGCAAAGACCCACTGTAGTGCAGAGCTGCTTCGCCAAGTCCCATTATGGAAG AAAAGGCTTGATGTGTATCTTGCACCCTTCATACATGGCATGTCCTACACATCCTATGGACGGCACTTCACAAAGTTGGATAAGCTTGAGGAG ATTGTTCAGCGGCTACATTGGTATGTCCAAGATGGTGATACG ATAGTGGACTTCTGCTGCGGTGCTAATGATTTCAGCTGTTTGATGAAAAAGAAGCTGGACGATGTGGGAAAGAAGTGCTATTTCAAAAATTATGATCTCTTTCCATCAAAG